Proteins encoded in a region of the Catenulispora sp. EB89 genome:
- a CDS encoding cytochrome P450 yields the protein MSTSQPFTEPIEMAPHLSGCPYDAYAQLREAGGAHQAVKPSGGQVWVISRYADVKALLSDPRMSIETRNSRHGYQGFGLPPALDEHLMNVDDEAHARLRGLVSSAFTPRRVEAQRERVQAAVDRLIAAIAADGHADLVDALAVPTPVVVICDLLGIPESDGAAFQAYTRSLMTPNDPNRPSTRELVAGMHACLVDLIERKRAEPADDLLTAMIAARDGDDRLTENELTSLAFLILWAGFETTVHLISNSIATVLGEPGLADLVREEPDPHTPRMAALVEELLRRDGPMLTAIRRFPVEDIHVGERTVPAGETVLLAIGSANRDPQYITNPDDIDLERASNGHLGFGHGPHYCLGAPLARMEVRTALWTAIHRLPNLALAIPEHDLPWKPDHRQHAVTALPVTFVAQPA from the coding sequence ATGAGCACCAGCCAGCCCTTCACCGAGCCGATCGAAATGGCCCCACACCTGTCCGGCTGCCCGTACGACGCGTACGCGCAGTTACGTGAGGCCGGCGGCGCCCACCAGGCGGTCAAGCCCAGCGGCGGGCAGGTTTGGGTGATCAGCCGATACGCCGACGTCAAAGCACTGCTGTCCGACCCGCGCATGTCGATCGAGACGCGCAACTCGCGCCACGGATACCAGGGCTTCGGCCTACCGCCGGCCCTCGACGAGCACTTGATGAACGTCGATGACGAGGCACACGCCAGACTTCGCGGCCTGGTCTCCTCCGCGTTCACCCCCCGCCGCGTCGAGGCTCAGCGCGAGCGCGTCCAGGCGGCCGTCGACCGGCTGATCGCCGCGATCGCCGCGGACGGACATGCCGACCTCGTTGACGCGCTCGCCGTCCCGACGCCCGTGGTCGTCATCTGCGACCTGCTCGGGATCCCGGAGTCAGACGGCGCCGCCTTCCAGGCCTACACCCGATCGCTGATGACGCCGAACGACCCGAATCGCCCCTCCACCCGCGAACTCGTCGCCGGCATGCACGCCTGCTTGGTGGACCTGATCGAACGTAAGCGCGCCGAGCCGGCCGACGACCTGCTCACCGCGATGATCGCCGCTCGTGACGGTGACGACCGACTGACCGAGAACGAGCTGACATCGCTGGCGTTCCTCATCCTGTGGGCCGGTTTCGAGACCACCGTGCACCTGATCTCCAACAGCATCGCCACCGTCCTCGGCGAACCGGGGCTGGCGGACCTCGTCCGTGAGGAACCCGATCCGCACACACCCCGTATGGCCGCACTCGTCGAGGAACTGCTGCGGCGAGACGGACCCATGCTCACCGCAATCCGGCGTTTCCCAGTCGAAGACATCCACGTCGGCGAGCGGACTGTGCCCGCTGGCGAGACGGTCCTGCTCGCTATCGGCTCGGCAAACCGCGACCCGCAGTACATCACCAACCCCGACGACATCGACCTCGAACGGGCCTCCAACGGGCACCTCGGCTTCGGCCACGGACCGCACTACTGCCTCGGCGCCCCGCTCGCCCGCATGGAAGTGCGCACCGCCTTGTGGACCGCGATCCACCGGCTGCCGAACCTCGCGCTCGCCATCCCCGAGCACGACCTGCCCTGGAAGCCCGATCATCGGCAGCACGCCGTCACCGCACTGCCCGTCACCTTCGTGGCGCAGCCCGCCTGA
- a CDS encoding C40 family peptidase produces the protein MPVKPAIAAAISAPLLAVAAVAAIAGAIITAPDSTTTSICTAGFRGNSAHTGNLSAAQLSNAQIIAQVGMNMGVPAPGEAIAIATALQESGLQNLNYGDRDSLGLFQQRPSQGWGSPAQILTPMYAARQFYGRLLQVPGWRSMSTTDAAQSVQHSGFPDAYAKWEDEAQALAVAFTGGENCTPEDSSDIAVAAAVANAASYHIPAGVPAPIATAISFALAQVGKPYVWGGTGPDSWDCSGLMMVAYRAAGITIPRGSIAQSTVGQPVYDTNHLLPGDLLFVPGSDGTVTAPGHVGMYLGQGILVEAPHSGLTVQLSTLAGYWRDNLVAIRREVY, from the coding sequence ATGCCCGTCAAGCCCGCCATAGCCGCCGCGATATCGGCGCCCCTGCTCGCCGTAGCCGCAGTCGCCGCCATAGCAGGGGCCATCATCACAGCACCCGACTCGACCACGACATCCATATGCACGGCCGGCTTCCGTGGGAACTCAGCCCACACCGGAAACCTGAGCGCTGCACAACTGTCGAACGCCCAGATCATCGCCCAGGTCGGCATGAACATGGGCGTCCCAGCCCCCGGCGAGGCGATCGCCATAGCCACCGCACTACAAGAGTCCGGCCTCCAGAACCTCAACTACGGGGACCGAGACAGCCTGGGGCTGTTCCAGCAACGCCCGTCCCAAGGCTGGGGCAGCCCCGCACAGATCCTGACTCCGATGTACGCCGCCCGGCAGTTCTACGGCAGACTGCTCCAAGTCCCGGGCTGGCGCTCGATGTCCACCACCGATGCCGCCCAATCTGTCCAGCACAGCGGTTTCCCCGACGCCTACGCGAAATGGGAGGACGAGGCCCAGGCCCTCGCCGTCGCCTTCACTGGCGGCGAAAACTGCACGCCGGAGGATTCGAGCGATATCGCCGTCGCCGCAGCAGTTGCCAACGCTGCCAGCTACCACATCCCGGCCGGCGTCCCCGCCCCCATAGCCACTGCCATCAGCTTCGCGCTGGCGCAAGTCGGCAAGCCGTATGTCTGGGGAGGAACCGGTCCCGACAGCTGGGACTGCTCCGGCCTGATGATGGTGGCCTACCGCGCCGCAGGCATCACGATCCCTCGCGGCAGCATCGCGCAATCCACCGTCGGCCAGCCGGTCTACGACACGAACCACTTGCTGCCGGGCGACCTGCTGTTCGTCCCAGGATCGGACGGAACCGTCACCGCGCCAGGACACGTAGGCATGTACCTGGGCCAAGGGATCTTGGTGGAGGCGCCCCACAGCGGACTGACTGTCCAGCTGAGCACGCTGGCCGGCTACTGGAGGGATAATCTCGTCGCGATCCGCCGCGAGGTTTATTAA
- a CDS encoding cupin domain-containing protein: MSYLPNGAIILPADGGRPIPGDGVMIPNLMGKVAADQGSGSIAVMEGTAEPGFGPPIHIHHSSEELFYVLQGQMDFQVGDQRVSATPGTLVMVPRGTVHAPLVVGPERARFLVMFAPAGPDGLFYEIAALAQENGGIIDDNDPRIEALTVKYDTEHVGPPLQ; this comes from the coding sequence ATGAGCTATCTACCTAACGGGGCGATCATCCTCCCCGCCGACGGGGGTCGGCCGATCCCCGGTGACGGCGTGATGATCCCCAACCTGATGGGGAAGGTCGCCGCCGATCAGGGCTCAGGCTCCATCGCCGTGATGGAGGGGACGGCCGAGCCTGGCTTCGGCCCGCCTATTCACATCCATCACAGCAGTGAGGAGCTTTTCTATGTCCTCCAGGGCCAGATGGACTTCCAGGTCGGCGACCAGCGGGTAAGCGCCACGCCGGGCACGCTCGTCATGGTGCCGCGCGGAACGGTCCACGCGCCCCTGGTGGTTGGACCCGAGCGGGCGAGGTTCCTGGTCATGTTCGCGCCCGCCGGCCCGGACGGGCTGTTCTACGAGATCGCCGCACTCGCTCAGGAGAACGGCGGGATCATCGATGACAATGACCCGCGCATCGAGGCACTTACAGTCAAGTACGACACGGAGCATGTCGGGCCCCCGCTGCAGTAA
- a CDS encoding NADPH-dependent F420 reductase, which produces MTTISILGSGNMATAIGTRAAQHGHTIEIISRDTAKAQALADQIGNGATAAPFGATPLGDIVIVAIPYTDTVSAVANYGKSLAGKILVDISNPFNADASGLVTTPGNSAAQEIAAAAPKDAAVVKALNTIFGHVLAQDIPLDAFLAGDSTEAKAQVAAFLQSIDLRPLDTGGLQMASVLEWTSILLMGLARNGAGFNLALGAEVH; this is translated from the coding sequence ATGACCACCATCAGCATCCTCGGCTCGGGCAACATGGCCACCGCCATCGGCACCCGAGCGGCCCAGCACGGTCACACCATCGAGATCATCAGCCGCGACACCGCCAAGGCCCAGGCACTCGCCGACCAGATCGGCAACGGAGCCACTGCCGCACCATTCGGCGCAACACCGCTCGGCGACATCGTCATCGTGGCCATCCCCTACACCGACACGGTTTCCGCGGTCGCGAACTACGGCAAGTCACTCGCCGGCAAGATCCTCGTCGACATCTCCAATCCATTCAACGCCGACGCCAGCGGACTCGTGACCACCCCAGGCAACTCGGCAGCCCAGGAGATCGCCGCTGCCGCTCCCAAGGACGCAGCCGTCGTGAAAGCGCTGAACACGATCTTCGGCCACGTCCTCGCTCAAGACATACCGCTCGACGCGTTCCTCGCAGGCGACAGCACCGAGGCGAAGGCACAAGTCGCCGCGTTTCTACAGAGCATCGACCTGCGGCCCCTCGACACGGGCGGACTCCAGATGGCCTCGGTCCTTGAATGGACCAGCATCCTGCTGATGGGGCTGGCGCGAAACGGCGCCGGCTTCAACCTCGCCCTAGGCGCCGAAGTCCACTGA
- a CDS encoding LLM class flavin-dependent oxidoreductase — protein MPDYGHPLRFATFISPANSPAHRPVELAQLSERLGFDFVTFQDHPYKADFLDTWTLLSWVAARTETIGLAGNVLNLPLRQPPAVLARAMASLDLLSGGRTSLGLGAGFFWDAVQAVGGGRLTPMQGVTALGEAIDVIRGTWDADGPGTLDVDGEFYTVRGAERGPAPAHDIPIWIGAQKPKMQDLVGRKADGWLPSLPTMEPGGLPKGNAIIDDAARAAGRDPRDITRLLNIFPGQQTAEELAQMTLEDGVSIFILASDDPDILQRFAAETIPAVRDHVARGRK, from the coding sequence ATGCCTGACTATGGTCATCCTCTGCGTTTCGCCACGTTCATCTCGCCCGCCAACTCCCCAGCGCACCGTCCAGTCGAATTGGCGCAGCTCAGTGAGCGGCTCGGTTTCGACTTCGTCACCTTCCAGGATCACCCCTACAAGGCCGACTTCCTCGACACCTGGACTCTGCTGAGCTGGGTGGCCGCGCGGACCGAAACCATTGGCCTGGCCGGCAACGTGCTGAACCTGCCGCTGCGCCAGCCCCCCGCCGTGCTCGCCCGCGCGATGGCCAGCCTCGACCTGCTCTCCGGTGGACGAACGAGCCTCGGGCTCGGCGCCGGCTTCTTCTGGGACGCTGTGCAGGCAGTCGGCGGAGGGCGGCTCACCCCCATGCAGGGCGTGACGGCCCTGGGCGAGGCAATCGACGTGATCCGCGGGACCTGGGACGCCGACGGGCCCGGGACCCTCGACGTCGATGGCGAGTTCTACACGGTCCGCGGCGCCGAGCGCGGCCCCGCCCCCGCACACGACATCCCGATCTGGATCGGCGCCCAGAAGCCGAAAATGCAGGATCTGGTCGGACGCAAGGCCGACGGCTGGCTGCCGTCGCTGCCCACCATGGAACCCGGCGGCCTGCCCAAAGGAAACGCCATCATCGACGACGCCGCACGGGCCGCAGGCCGCGACCCCCGCGACATCACCCGTCTGCTCAACATCTTCCCGGGCCAGCAGACCGCGGAAGAACTGGCCCAGATGACCCTCGAGGACGGCGTCAGCATCTTCATCCTGGCCAGCGACGACCCGGACATACTCCAACGCTTCGCCGCCGAGACGATCCCCGCCGTACGCGATCATGTCGCCCGCGGACGTAAATAA
- a CDS encoding SDR family oxidoreductase: MPKLDGKVAVITGATSGMALATAKLFVAEGAHVFITGRDKARLDEAVAAIGHNVTGVQADSGSLHDLARLAETVRQQQGRVDVLFASAGLGSVSDPLGSITPDTFDALVGVNFRGTVFTVQYLLPLMSDGASIILNGTTSATKGIPGAGVYSASKAAVRSLARTWAAELKDRGIRVNVVSPGSIDTALFSTVGPEFREQITSAIPLGRLGTSEEIASAALFLASADASFVTGANLVVDGGFSQI; encoded by the coding sequence ATGCCCAAACTGGATGGCAAGGTCGCAGTGATCACTGGAGCGACGTCCGGGATGGCGTTGGCGACGGCCAAGTTGTTCGTCGCCGAAGGCGCCCACGTGTTCATCACCGGACGAGACAAGGCCAGACTGGACGAGGCGGTCGCCGCCATCGGCCACAACGTGACGGGCGTGCAGGCGGACTCGGGAAGTCTGCACGACCTGGCCCGCTTGGCCGAGACCGTGCGGCAGCAGCAAGGGCGAGTCGACGTCCTGTTCGCCAGCGCCGGTCTCGGCTCGGTGTCCGACCCGCTGGGCAGCATCACCCCGGACACGTTCGACGCGCTCGTGGGTGTCAACTTCCGAGGCACCGTGTTCACCGTTCAGTACCTGCTGCCGTTGATGAGCGACGGCGCGTCGATCATCCTGAACGGCACGACCAGCGCGACCAAGGGCATCCCCGGCGCCGGGGTGTACTCGGCGAGCAAGGCGGCCGTACGCTCACTCGCGCGCACCTGGGCCGCCGAGCTGAAGGACCGCGGCATCCGGGTCAACGTCGTCAGTCCCGGCTCGATCGACACCGCGCTCTTCAGCACCGTCGGCCCCGAATTTCGGGAGCAGATCACCTCCGCAATACCGCTGGGACGGCTCGGGACCAGCGAGGAGATCGCGTCCGCTGCGCTGTTTCTCGCCTCGGCGGACGCCAGCTTCGTCACCGGCGCGAACCTGGTCGTCGACGGCGGGTTCAGCCAGATCTAA
- a CDS encoding MarR family winged helix-turn-helix transcriptional regulator yields MKAPVSQPQIISPDQVRGWFALLFTHATVTGRIDAVLTEQHKISFSSVEILCWLLDTEPQSVRALAGKLVSVSPTRASRLVQDLIDAGHLQRNADQGDGRVSLISFTESGRQFAETIKRTFEGAVKKYFVDPLDDDDIAAITRIWAKLEEQ; encoded by the coding sequence GTGAAGGCACCCGTGTCACAGCCACAGATAATTTCGCCGGACCAGGTCAGGGGCTGGTTTGCCCTACTGTTCACGCACGCCACGGTCACCGGGCGGATCGACGCTGTGCTGACGGAACAGCACAAGATCTCCTTCAGCTCCGTCGAGATCCTGTGCTGGCTCCTGGACACCGAGCCGCAGTCGGTCCGAGCCCTGGCCGGCAAACTTGTGAGCGTCAGCCCCACCAGGGCATCACGGCTGGTCCAGGACCTCATCGACGCGGGACACCTGCAGCGCAACGCCGATCAGGGCGACGGACGGGTATCGCTGATCAGCTTCACCGAGAGCGGACGGCAATTCGCCGAGACAATCAAGCGAACGTTCGAAGGGGCAGTGAAGAAGTATTTCGTCGATCCCCTCGATGACGATGACATCGCCGCCATCACCCGGATCTGGGCCAAGCTCGAAGAGCAGTAG
- a CDS encoding helix-turn-helix domain-containing protein, which translates to MDQSEERLAERRELGAFPNTPQDVAVRARMVLVRRHGLARGEVAAQCGVSLQTVDRWVARFAEHGAAGLASRPRARTQVCEHARAHALKLAAAPPPLSTGLTAWTPGRLPTTYGSVP; encoded by the coding sequence ATGGACCAGTCCGAGGAGCGGCTAGCGGAGCGTCGCGAGCTGGGGGCTTTCCCCAACACGCCGCAGGACGTAGCGGTGCGGGCCCGGATGGTGCTGGTGCGCAGGCACGGGCTCGCTCGTGGCGAAGTCGCCGCGCAGTGCGGCGTGTCCCTGCAAACCGTCGACCGCTGGGTGGCCCGGTTCGCCGAGCACGGTGCCGCCGGACTCGCCAGTCGGCCACGGGCTCGCACCCAAGTTTGCGAACATGCCCGGGCTCACGCCCTGAAGTTGGCTGCGGCTCCTCCACCACTGTCCACCGGCCTGACCGCCTGGACCCCCGGGCGCTTGCCGACCACCTACGGCTCTGTTCCGTAG
- the cas1e gene encoding type I-E CRISPR-associated endonuclease Cas1e, translated as MTELTRRDARARLAVPTVAMLPKIADSLSFLYLDIVRVVQDDTGVCAQIETRRGTETVYIPTAALSCVLLGPGTSVTSRAMATFARHGTTVVFVGAGVVRTYSGVQPSSLTTTWLEHQVRAWANEDSRLDVARRMYHKRFDDDLPEDITLAQLRGLEGHRMKAVYRLHAERQRIGRFKRNYDPERWHDQDPVNVALSAANVCLYGVAHAAVLAMGCSPALGFVHTGTQHSFLFDIADLYKAELTIPLAFASHDSPDPEQAVRRHLREGMRLFRFMPRIVTDIQNLLAPESNTPLSRQPESDLVYLWDPQHGALASGINYAEGD; from the coding sequence ATGACAGAACTTACCCGGCGAGACGCGAGAGCCCGCCTCGCGGTGCCAACCGTAGCAATGCTCCCCAAGATCGCCGATTCGCTGTCCTTTCTCTACCTCGACATCGTCCGTGTGGTGCAAGACGACACCGGTGTCTGCGCGCAGATCGAGACAAGACGCGGAACAGAGACGGTCTACATCCCGACCGCCGCCCTGTCGTGTGTTCTCCTCGGCCCCGGCACGTCTGTGACCTCGCGAGCGATGGCCACCTTCGCACGCCACGGCACGACAGTCGTCTTCGTGGGCGCCGGCGTTGTGCGAACCTACTCCGGTGTCCAGCCCAGCTCCCTGACAACCACCTGGCTCGAACACCAGGTGAGGGCCTGGGCCAACGAAGACTCCCGGCTCGACGTGGCCAGACGCATGTACCACAAGCGATTCGATGACGACCTTCCCGAGGACATCACCCTCGCACAGCTCCGAGGGCTGGAAGGACACCGGATGAAGGCTGTCTACCGCCTTCATGCAGAGCGCCAGCGGATCGGCCGTTTCAAGCGGAACTACGACCCGGAACGCTGGCACGACCAAGACCCGGTCAACGTGGCGCTCTCGGCCGCGAACGTCTGCCTCTACGGCGTGGCCCACGCCGCAGTGTTGGCCATGGGATGCAGTCCGGCACTCGGCTTCGTCCACACGGGAACCCAGCACTCATTCCTCTTCGACATCGCCGACCTGTACAAGGCAGAGCTGACCATCCCTTTGGCTTTCGCCTCGCACGACAGCCCGGACCCCGAGCAGGCAGTTCGGCGCCATTTGCGGGAGGGGATGCGGCTTTTCCGTTTCATGCCGCGGATCGTCACTGATATCCAGAATCTTCTGGCGCCGGAGTCGAATACACCGCTCAGCCGACAGCCAGAGTCGGATCTGGTTTACCTGTGGGACCCACAGCACGGTGCGCTGGCCTCAGGCATCAACTACGCAGAAGGGGACTGA
- the cas2e gene encoding type I-E CRISPR-associated endoribonuclease Cas2e translates to MASMVVIATTAVPDSLRGALSRWTIEVLPGIFVGTMSARVRDELWQATSAVVGGGAAMLIHPAANEQGFELSTAGLRRRVPIDLDGLTLMRMVAPQELSLVKDL, encoded by the coding sequence ATGGCCTCCATGGTCGTCATCGCCACGACTGCGGTTCCAGACTCGCTCCGTGGCGCATTGAGCCGCTGGACGATCGAGGTCCTCCCGGGCATCTTCGTCGGGACCATGTCAGCTCGTGTCAGGGACGAGCTGTGGCAGGCGACGAGCGCGGTCGTCGGCGGCGGAGCGGCAATGTTGATTCATCCAGCGGCCAACGAGCAGGGCTTTGAGTTGTCGACTGCTGGACTGCGGCGCCGTGTTCCCATCGATCTAGATGGGCTTACTCTTATGCGGATGGTGGCGCCGCAGGAGCTGTCTTTGGTCAAGGATCTGTAA
- the cas6e gene encoding type I-E CRISPR-associated protein Cas6/Cse3/CasE, whose translation MTGPWLVSLQLNLNHPAARRDLADAGAVHRRVMSLVRDDLGDHARSTAAVLYRIEHTRAGIRILAQTGIEPTLANLPDGYAHVPEPRSLHNLLAALQVGTSIAYRITANTSKRLPREYVGSEGKPGQVIALRSPDAIQAWWEQRAARNGLQITSAATTTHDDIRARRVPGTPHAQHAASQFDGQATVTDPEAVVQAIRKGIGRGKSFGCGLLSVALIQ comes from the coding sequence ATGACCGGGCCGTGGCTGGTCAGCCTCCAGTTGAACCTGAACCATCCCGCGGCCCGCCGTGACCTCGCCGACGCCGGGGCCGTCCACCGCCGCGTCATGTCCCTGGTTCGCGACGACCTCGGAGACCACGCCCGCAGCACCGCCGCCGTCCTCTACCGCATCGAACACACCCGTGCCGGAATCAGGATCCTGGCCCAGACCGGCATCGAACCCACACTGGCCAACCTTCCCGACGGCTACGCGCACGTTCCCGAGCCCCGATCCCTGCACAACCTGCTCGCAGCTCTCCAAGTCGGCACATCGATCGCTTACCGGATCACAGCCAACACCAGCAAACGCCTGCCCCGCGAATACGTCGGCAGCGAGGGCAAACCTGGACAGGTCATAGCCCTGCGAAGTCCAGACGCCATCCAGGCTTGGTGGGAGCAGCGCGCGGCACGCAACGGCCTGCAGATCACCTCAGCCGCTACCACGACGCACGACGACATCCGGGCCCGGCGGGTACCAGGCACGCCCCACGCCCAGCATGCCGCCAGCCAATTCGACGGACAGGCCACTGTCACCGACCCCGAAGCCGTCGTGCAAGCTATACGGAAGGGGATTGGGCGAGGCAAGTCCTTCGGGTGTGGGCTACTCAGCGTCGCGTTGATTCAGTGA
- the cas5e gene encoding type I-E CRISPR-associated protein Cas5/CasD: protein MTGALLRLAGPLQSWGEHSTFAERDTLAFPTRSGITGLLSCALGRDRSQPPGELNLLQITIRVDRAGTDTVDFHTVGGGLPRNATVPTAESERHKPAYRSKANALISRRHYLADAAFLVALDGPDHVIDEISSALAAPVWPLYLGRRSCPPAEPVLLATGLEDALGHLDIFPLPRIAPRGQDTVSVDFVREAPADSEGDAAGPGIEHEVWDVPQSFGRFNRRYTSRRVLLEPRDLPAALCAGLGIHYMDRIAQHLRGIAGATLVQAAPA from the coding sequence GTGACCGGCGCGCTGCTCAGACTGGCCGGGCCACTGCAATCCTGGGGCGAGCACTCCACCTTCGCCGAACGCGACACCCTGGCCTTCCCCACCCGCTCAGGCATCACCGGCCTGCTGTCCTGCGCCCTGGGCCGGGACCGCAGCCAGCCACCGGGCGAGCTGAACCTGCTGCAGATCACCATCCGCGTCGACCGCGCCGGCACCGACACCGTCGACTTCCACACCGTCGGCGGCGGCCTGCCCAGGAACGCCACCGTCCCCACCGCCGAAAGCGAACGCCACAAACCGGCCTACCGCAGCAAGGCCAACGCCCTGATCTCCCGCCGTCACTATCTGGCCGACGCCGCGTTCCTCGTCGCCCTGGACGGCCCCGACCACGTCATCGACGAGATCTCCAGCGCCCTGGCCGCACCGGTGTGGCCGCTGTACCTGGGCCGCCGCTCCTGCCCCCCGGCCGAACCGGTCCTGCTGGCCACCGGGCTGGAAGACGCGCTCGGGCACCTGGACATCTTCCCGCTGCCCCGCATCGCCCCACGCGGCCAGGACACCGTCAGCGTGGACTTCGTACGCGAGGCCCCGGCGGACTCCGAAGGCGACGCAGCCGGTCCCGGCATCGAGCACGAGGTCTGGGACGTTCCACAGTCCTTCGGCCGATTCAACCGCCGCTACACCAGCCGCCGCGTCCTTCTGGAACCACGCGATCTGCCCGCCGCCTTGTGCGCGGGCCTGGGGATCCACTACATGGACCGCATCGCCCAGCACCTGCGGGGCATCGCCGGGGCCACCCTCGTCCAAGCGGCTCCAGCATGA
- the cas7e gene encoding type I-E CRISPR-associated protein Cas7/Cse4/CasC — protein MTRARFIDVHALQTFSYVNLNRDENNRPKTVIYGGAERTRVSSQAWKRAIRVQLQDQLGQPAVRTRLITRELFELLVADGWATELAQLAVNQLLSAAGDLKSEKAKDADVPQTKVLLFVPADTPARLAALCREHRSALEVQAGSKKPTQVLPDKDVAEILKATNSMISLFGRMLAEIPGGQVDGAVQVAHAFTTHASEPELDFFTAVDDALQVQGSGHMSTAEFSSGTFYRYAAIDLDELTKNLSADRAGALEVTRAFLATFLDALPESKKNSTAPRTIPDLVHIAVRGDRPISLAPAFEQPVRPAGEGGWALPSRQKLAEYSGRIDTLWGSTGRLFAGHAGVDDKDLAGLGDRHSSYTTLIDAAVHAATQAAS, from the coding sequence ATGACCCGTGCACGGTTCATCGATGTCCACGCCCTGCAGACGTTCTCCTACGTCAACCTGAACCGGGACGAGAACAACCGCCCCAAAACCGTGATCTACGGCGGGGCGGAGCGTACGCGGGTGTCCAGCCAGGCTTGGAAGCGCGCGATCCGCGTTCAGCTGCAGGACCAACTCGGACAGCCCGCAGTGCGTACCCGCCTGATCACCCGCGAGCTGTTCGAACTCCTGGTGGCCGACGGCTGGGCCACAGAGCTGGCACAGCTGGCCGTCAACCAGCTGCTGTCGGCCGCCGGTGACCTGAAATCGGAGAAAGCCAAGGACGCCGACGTCCCCCAGACCAAGGTCCTGCTGTTCGTCCCCGCCGATACCCCGGCCAGACTCGCCGCCTTGTGCCGCGAGCACAGGTCCGCACTAGAGGTGCAGGCCGGGTCCAAAAAGCCCACCCAGGTCCTGCCAGACAAAGATGTCGCCGAGATCCTCAAAGCGACCAACTCGATGATCTCGCTGTTCGGGCGGATGCTCGCCGAGATCCCCGGTGGCCAGGTCGACGGCGCGGTGCAGGTCGCCCACGCCTTCACCACCCACGCCAGCGAGCCCGAGCTGGACTTCTTCACCGCCGTCGATGACGCCCTACAGGTTCAGGGCAGCGGCCACATGAGCACCGCAGAGTTCTCCTCCGGCACCTTCTACCGCTACGCCGCAATCGACCTGGACGAACTCACCAAAAACCTGTCCGCCGACCGGGCCGGCGCGCTGGAGGTCACCCGGGCGTTCCTGGCCACCTTCCTCGACGCCCTGCCGGAGAGCAAGAAGAACTCCACCGCACCGCGCACCATCCCCGACCTCGTGCACATCGCCGTCCGCGGCGACCGGCCCATCTCCCTGGCGCCCGCCTTCGAACAGCCCGTGCGGCCCGCCGGCGAGGGCGGCTGGGCCCTGCCCTCCCGGCAGAAGCTCGCCGAATACAGCGGACGCATTGACACCCTGTGGGGCTCGACCGGCCGCCTGTTCGCCGGACACGCCGGTGTGGACGACAAAGACCTCGCCGGACTCGGCGACCGCCACAGCTCCTACACCACACTCATCGACGCCGCCGTCCACGCCGCCACCCAGGCGGCCTCGTGA